Sequence from the Chromatiales bacterium genome:
GAAAGATTCGATCTGCGGTACCGTAGGTTTCGCCGTTTTCAAAAATGAACGCCTGTGGTGAAGCGAGGGTGGCCGAACAGAACCGGTTGAAAGCGTCGGTTCCGCTGACAAACCACTGGCTGTCGGTGTCCCAGGTATTGACGTCGGTGCCGCTTGCGACCGCATCGCGACCACTGAGCACCTCGAGGTTTGTATTGCGGATCTTCCAGCGCGACAGGAACGAGCCGGTTGAACCATGTGCACGCACGGTGCCGGCCTCCGGCCCAAACTCGTGATTCAGGATAAGGTCGAACGTGCCGTCGCCGTTGTTGATGCCACCCAGACCATCGGGGATTCCAGCCATTGTGTAGCCGCCGATTGTATCGCCGACGGTCAACACAGAGATCACGGCCACGCGGTCGCCGAGCAGCGGGTTTGCCTTCATGTACGGTTCGGCAGCGGTGCTTGGCCCGATATTGGCTGCACTGACCGCGGTCGAGGCTACGCCGATCGCCATCGCGATCGCGGAGCGACATACGCTATGAATTTTCATGCATTCACCTTGCATTGCCAGCAGATTGATGTTTTCCCGGCATCAGGTCCGGGGCGGCAAAGCTTGCCGGCGCGAGGTGACGCGTCGTTGACGCGCGATTTACGAATACATCATTGTTTTGCTGCGCTACGGTTGCGGGTGAAATATCGCGGACATGCCGATGAAACATCGGCATCTCAATTGGCGGCGTTCGGTCGCCGGTCTGCGATCGGTCAGGCTGTGGCGGGGGCGATGGGCCAGTCGGCGAGGCAGCGATAACGCGTTCCGCTGCGTTGAGGCGCGGATTCGTAGAGTCCGAATCGCGTGACATTCCAGATCCACGAACCGTGTGAATCGAGATCCGGCGCAGTCGCCGCACCCCGTATGAGGGTGAGGTGCGGCTGGTACGGACGATCATCGAGCGCAAGCGCGCAGGCATCGAGTGCAGCGGCCATCGTCTCGGCCAGCATGTGCAGGGCCGCGGGGGTTTCCGCCGGCGCGGCCCAGACGACGCGCGGTCGTGCCCACCAGCCGAGGCGCGTGATCGCAAGATCGAACGGCGCGCCGCGGTAACGATCCGCCGCTGCGATGAGGCAGTCGCGCTGTGCGGCAGTGCAATTGCCCGCGAACGCGAGCGTCAGATGAATGTCCGCCGGCGCAATCACACGGGCGCGATCGCCGGCAAGCGATGCACCGATCTCGGCGAGTGCCCGTGCGAATTCCGGCGACGGCCAGCATGCGAAAAACAGCCGCTGGGTGGGCTGCGTGGCCGCAGCCGTGTTCAAGTCTGAACGATACGCAGATCGCCGCGACCTGGATTCGTCCGGCTCGAAAACTGGGCGAGCGGCTGTGCCACGCCCAGATGCACGCCCTGCGCGAAGTCGACGCCGACCTTGCGCACCGCCTCCAGCACCGCGTCGGATTCCACGAACTGCGCGACGCTCTGGCGTCCGAGGGCATGCACGATGTCGTTGATCGACTTGAGCAGCGTCAGGTTGGTCGAAGAAAGCATCTCGCCGTGCAGTACGCCGGTGCCGATTTTGATCAGGTCCACGGGCAGACGCGACAGATGTCCGAACGAGGTCTTGCCCGAACCGAATCCGTCGAGCGCGAAACGGCAACCCAGGCCCCGCAGCAGGTCGGCCACCCGCCGCACGCGATTGACCTGTTCCAGCGCGCGTTCCGAGATCTCGAAACACAGCCGGTCGGCGAGCCCGACCTCACTGGAAAGCAGGTCGACCAGGGCGCCGATTGCGCGCGAGTCGCCGATCGTCTGCGGCGACAGATTGATATGCAACTGGGTGACGCGCCCGACACGTTCGGTCTGGCCCTGCAGCCAGCGCAGCGCGGCCTCGACGACCCAGCGGTCGATCTCTGCCATCAGACCGTAACGCTCGGCGATCGGCACGAACGCACGCGGCGACACCATGCGGTCGTTCGGGGCATGCAGACGCGCGAGGATCTCATAACGAGGTTGCAGGTCGCGCGCGGCGATCGGCACGATGGGCTGGGCAAACAGCGTGAAGCGGTTGTGTGCAATCGATTCGCGCAACACCACCGCAAGCTGGTTCTGGCGGACTGAATCGTTGCGCGATTCGCGCCGCACCTGGTCGTAGGCGAGCACGCGATTGCGTCCGGCGTCCTTGGCCGCATAGCAGGCGATGTCCGCAGCCTTCAGCGCTTCGGCGCGCGACATGCCGCGTTCGAGCGTGACCACGCCGACGCTGGCGCCCACGGTGTACTCGCGATCCTCCCAGAGCAGACGGTAGCGCTCGACCACGCCGCGAATGCGCTCACCGAGTGCCATGCCGGCTGCGCGGTCGCAGTCGACCGAGACAATCGCGAACTCATCGCCGCCGATCCGGGCCAGCAGGTCGCCGCCGAGCAACACCCGGCTCAGTCGTTCGCCGAGTTCACGCAGCAACTGGTCGCCGGCGGCATGGCCCTCGCTGTCATTGACGAGCTTGAATCGATCCAGGTCGATGAACAGCAGCGTCGCTGGCGCAAGTGCCGGATCTGCGAGCACGGAGTCCAGATGTCGGTCGAACGCGGCCCGGTTCGGCAGGCGGGTCAGAGCATCGTGTTCGGCCTGATGGGTGATTTCGTGATTCTTGCGGCGAACCGTTGCAATCACGAACCAGCCCACCAGCGCGCTGGCCGTCAGGGTCGCAGCGATCAGACCAATGATCTTCAGTTCGGTCGCGTGCATCTGCGCATTGCTCTGTGCAAGCGCGGCGGCCGAGTTCCGGGCCTGGAGTGCGACCAGTTCGTCGAGTACGCCCAGGACCTCGATCTGCGCGGTGTCGCCCGCGTCGATCGTTGCGTCGAGCAGGGCAGATTCGCCGCCGCTTTGCAGCAGTATCACTGCACGGTCATTCAGCGGCTGGGCGATGCGCAGCCGGTCGCGCAGCTCCTTGGCCAACAGCGCCTCCGCGCCGGCCAGCGGACGGTTTTCCCAATCGACCCTTGCCTCCAGGAACGCACGGGCGTGACCGTAATAGCGCTGTGCCTCGGCGTCACGCTCGAACGGATCGGCGGCTCCACGCAGCAGCACGATGGAGTGCGCCCGCTGGCGAATGGCGTCGCGCATGCGGTGCACCGCAGCGGTCTTGGCCTGGGTGTCTTCGACGAGCGTGGCGATTCTGGCGTTGGTCTGGGCGACCTGGTCCAGGGCGATCGCACCGACCGCGACAATCATGAGCGCCGTCAGGGCAAAGCCTGCCGCGATGATTGAACCCGATGCGTTACGCACGCGCCGTCCTCCTTGTGACGGACCGGTGCGCGGCGCGCGCCCGGCTCCCGACCCAAAAAATAAGACTAGCCCGGATTTTTCACAATTTTGAGAACTGCGTCACAGTTTTATCCGCGCACCGGGAAGTGGTTGCGCACATAGTCGTCGACGAGGGCCTGAAACTCCTCGGCGATGTGCTCGCCCTTGAGCGTCGGGCCTTTCTCGCCGTCGATGTAGACCGGCGCCACCGGCCGTTCGCCGGTGCCGGGCAGACTGATGCCGATATGCGCGTGCCGGCTTTCACCAGGGCCATTGACGACACAGCCCATCACGGCGACCTGAAGCGTTTCGACGCCCGGATGGCGTTCGCGCCAGACCGGCATGCTCGCGGCCAGATGCTGCTGGATGCGCTGGGCGAGTTCCTGAAAATAGCTGCTGGTGGTACGCCCGCAGCCCGGACAGGCGATCACCGTCGGCATGAACGAGCGCAGCCCGAGCGCCTGCACGATGTGCTGGGCGACGACGACTTCCTCGGTACGCTCGCCACCGGGTTTTGGTGTGAGCGAGATGCGGATGGTGTCGCCGATCCCGGCCTCGAGCAGCACGGCCAGCGCGGCTGTGGATGCGACGACGCCCTTCGTGCCCATGCCGGCCTCGGTCAGCCCCAGATGCAGCGGCCAGTCGCAGCGTGTGGCGAGTGCCCGGTAGACCCGGATCAGGTCCGGCACGCCGGAGACCTTCGCCGACAGCACGATGCGGTCGCGCGCGAGACCGAGCGCGACGGCCTGCTCGGCGCTGTCGATCGCCGAGCGGATGAGGGCCTCGTCCATCACGCAGGTCGCATCCAGCGGTTCCGCGCGCCGAGCGTTCTCGTCCATGAGACGTGCCAGCAGCGCCTGGTCGAGGCTGCCCCAGTTCACGCCGATGCGGATCGGCTTGTCGTAGCGGCAGGCCGTTTCGATCATCGCGGCGAACTGTTCGTCACGCTTCGCGCCGCGGCCGACATTGCCGGGGTTGATGCGATATTTCGCCAGCGCCTCGGCGCAGCCCGGGTGCGCCGCCAGCAGCTTGTGGCCGTTGTAGTGGAAGTCGCCGACCAGCGGCGGGTCCAGGCCCTCGGCAAGCAGCCGGTCGCGGATGCGCGGCACCGCGTCGGCGGCCTGATCGTTGTTGACGGTGATGCGCACGAGTTCCGAGCCGGCGCGCGCGAGTTCGGCGACCTGCCGCGCCGTGGCGGCGACGTCGGCCGTGTCCGTGTTGGTCATCGACTGCACCACAACCGGCGCGCCGCCGCCGACCACGACCGTGCCGATGCGCACGGCGCGGCTGATTCGGCGCGTTTCGGCGCACGGCGGCGGGTTTTGGCTAGAGGCGGTCATGGGCGGGGGCGCATCATAGCGCCGGGGGCCTGGCGTCACCGAGCGCATGTGCCACCGGCGCCTGTTCGAGCAGCCAGGTCGCGATGGCGCCGCGGTCGAACGCGGTCAGCTTCGAGGTCGAGCGGTCGACGACCTCGGCCATGGTGTCGCCGACGTAGTCACCGTTGGGCAGCGCGCCGGATTCGAGCAGGTCGAGCAGGTCCGTGCGGCTCCATTTGCCGATGCCGGTCTCGCGGTCCGGGGTGATGTTCGGCACCTTCTCGCCGGATGGCCCCTGTGCCGTGCCGGCCAGGCGACGGAACACATCGGGCTCTCCGAACAGGCCGCGCGGGGTGTGGCACTCGTCGCAGTGGCCAAGCACTTCCACGAGGTACGAGCCACGGTTGTAGGCGTCCGTGCGCGCCGGGTCCGGTCGCCAGCGGCGCTCGCGAAACACCCTCGCACGCCACAGGTTCAGTCCTGGACGCCAGCCAAACGGCCAGTCGAGTTCGTGCGCGCGGTTCGCCTGCCGCACGGGCTCGAGCGAGCGCAGGTAGGCCCACAGATCGGCGAGGTCCGCGTCGCTCATCCCCGTGTAGCGCAGATACGGCAGGCTCGGATAGTACGGCCGGCCGTCCGGGCGCAGCCCCTGGCGAAGCGCGCGATACAGATCGGCGCCGCTCCAGCGGCCGATGCCAGTCTCGGGGTCGGGCGTGATGTTCGGCGCATAGAAAATGCCGAAACCGGTCTCCAGCGCCCGGCCACCGGCCAGCGGTGGCTGATCCTTCGCGCTGTGACAGCCCGCGCAGCCGGCGGCGGCGAAGACATATTCGCCGCGCACGGCGTCGCCGCCTTCCAGCGCCGGGGCCGAGCCGCCGCGAGGCCAGTAGAAAAACGCCGCGATCGCGCCGACCAGGCCGATCGCGACGACGAGTCGCCGGGCGCGAATGGCTCAGCGCTCCGTTTTCTTGCGGAAGTCCTTGTGACAGTCCTTGCAGGTCGATTCCAGATCGTTGAAGGCCTTGGCGGTATCGCCGCCGGCGAGTGCGCGCTCGTAGGCCAGCGCGGCGTCCTGCGACTGTTTCACGACCTTTGCGAACGCGTCGGGCTTGGCCCAGATCGCCTCCAGCGCGTCGGTTTCGCCGAAATCGCTGCCTTCCGGAAAGATCTGGTCCAGTTCGCCGGTGAGTTCCACCATCGCGCGGGCGTGGTGGGCGCGGCTCGCGGTGAAATCCACGCGGCCCTTCTCGATCGACTTCAGTGCGCCGGTGTGGCCACCGATCGCGCGCATGATGGATTTGCGGTAGCCGATGACCTGTTCCGGGTCCGATGCCAGCAGCGGCGTGGTCAGGCCGACGGCCAATACGGCAACAACGAGGCGAACGGGCAACATTTCAGTCTCCAGGATGCAGAGGAGGGGAAACAATTATATGAAACCGCCGAGCGGCGCCCGGGTTTCCGCGTTTGTGAGCCATGAGCAGGCCGAAGTTCCCTTGAATCGCGGCGTCCGGATCGGCATATTTCAGCGTTTGCTAATTTTCCCTTGGACCCCAACATGGCCAACTCGCCGCATATTTACGAAGTCACCGAAGCCACGTTCGACGCCGAGGTGATCGCCCGATCGCACGAAGTGCCCGTGCTCGTGGACTTCTGGGCCGACTGGTGTGCGCCCTGCCGCATGCTCATGCCAGTGCTCCAGGCAGTCGTGGACTCGCACGCCGGCCAGGTCGTACTCGCGAAGGTCGATACCGACAAGGAACAGCGCCTCGCCGGCACGCACCGCGTGCGCGGCCTGCCGACCGTGCGGCTCTACAAGGACGGCAAGGTCGTCGAGGAGTTCACCGGCGCGCAGCCGGAATCCGTCGTGCGTGCCATGGTCGAGCGTCATCTGGCGCGACCGGGCGATCCGCTGCGCCACGAGGCGCGCTCCGCGCTCGCCGCCGGCAACGCAGAACACGCCGTGCAGTATCTGACCGAGGCCCTGTCGCTGGACCCGGACAACGGCGAAATCCAGGTCGAACTCGCCGAAGCGCTGGCCCAGCAGGGCGACCTGGATGCCGCGCAGGAACGACTGGATGCATTGCCGCTACAGATTGCCGAGACCGAACCCGCGCGCCGACTGCGTGCGACGCTGATGTTCGCGCGCGCCGCCGGCACCGGCGGCGATGCGGACATCGCGGCAATGCTTGCGGCCGATCCGAACGACAGCGAGGCGCTGTACCGCCGCGCGGCGCAATCGGTGGTGCGCGGCGAATACCCGGAAGCCCTCGAAGACCTGCTCAGCGTGCTGCGCAACGATCGCGGCTTTCGCGATGGCGCCGCGCGTGAAGGCATGCTCGCCGTGTTCGAGATTCTCGGCCCGCAACATGAACTCGCCGCCCAGTTCCGCCGCCGGATGGCCGCGGCACTGAACTGAGCAAGCGGCCGCTTTTGTGACACAACCAACCCGGAGACTGCCGTGCGCGGATGGCCGAGGTTGGGAAGCAGGTTCGTGTCGCTGGCTGTTGGACGAGCCCGAAAACAAGGCAGGTAACCAATGCTCGCGACCATCCGCTACTACTATTCAAGGTTTGGAATCCCCGGCGTGTGGTCGGCCACCAAATTGAAGCTCGGCGGTTCGGATCATCTCATCGAGGTCAGAAAGCGCGGGGTCAAGGCGCCGTTTTTTCTCCGACTGCGAACCAGTGACCTGCCGACCTTCGAGCAGATTTTTGTCCGCCAGGAGTACGACTTTCTTGCCGGGTCCCCGCCGAAGGTGATCGTGGATGCAGGCGCAAACATCGGGCTCGCGTCGACCTGTTTTGCAAACAGGTTTCCACTTGCAAAGATCATCGCGATCGAGCCGGAAGACAGCAATTTCAGATTGCTGGAACGCAACGTCTCGCCTTATCCGAATGTGGTTCCCGTTCAGGCGGCATTGTGGAACTCCAATGGCGAGATCAGCCTGGTTGACCCGGGATATGGCAAATGGGGGTACATGACGAGCGATGATGAAGCTGCCCAGAGGAGCGTCAATCAGGTTTGTCATCCGGTGGCGGCCATGACGGTGGACCGGGTGATGCGCGACTTTGGCCTGGACAGGATCGATATCCTCAAAATGGATATCGAGGGCGCCGAGCGGGAGGTGTTCGCCGGTTCTTCGTCCTGGATTGAAAGCGTCGAGTCAATCATTGTTGAACTGCACGAGCGGTTGAAACCCGGCTGTAATCGAAGTTTCTACAACGGTACCAACGGATTCGACTCGGAGTGGAGGCAAGGGGAAAGGATCTATCTTTCAAGACGCGGGGTCATCCGTCCGGGCCCCGGCGCAGGTCGGACCAGAAGGGCTGCCGTCGCATAGGGTTCCGGCGTTCGGCCGACTCACCGGTTGCGCTATGCGGCGCTTCAGTGCTGCGGTCGTGGCGGTTTGCGTCGAAACAAGATGCCACAGGCAGGAACGGAATTCCCTGCGCGGTTTCCGGATTGCGCGGTCGGCACGTATGCTGTGCGGCACGTGATTCGCATCCTTCCGGTCGGCGAGCGATGGGCATTCTCAGAAAACTGGCCAGAATACGGAGGTATGGGCTGACTGGTGCGCCGATCAGGCAAGACCGTCTCATCGTATCCGCGGAGAAACGTCTGGTTGTCGGTTTCACGCCCAAGGCGGCCTGTACGGTCGCCAGCAAGCTGTTCTTTCATACGATCGGAAAGCTGGACGAAGCCCGGGATCAATCGGACTGGATCCATGATTACAGGGAGGTTTACTGTGAGAAAAACCCGGTCCGCTATGTCCACCTGGTGTCCAGGTCATTCCTGAAAATCAAGTTTGTTCGGAATCCATTCCACCGTGCGGTAAGCAGCTACATCCATGCGATGAGGTACGGGTACGTGGGCGCGGAAATCGAAAGGTCGCTCCGTCTGGGGGATTTCCGGGATGCGTCGTTTCGGGACTTCGTCCGCTTTCTCACCATGGAGGACCTGCATCGTTCGAACGTCCACCACGATTACCAGAAACTACGGCTCGAAGGTGTCGCGTTTCACTTCGACCACATAGTCCGGGTGGAAAATATTCTGGAACGGCTCAGTCAGATCAAAGCAGCCGATGGACGCGGCCTGGACTGGAACGAATCGTTGCTGAGCAGTCGACATCACACCAAGAAGAAGTGCGGGGAACAGGTGGCGGCGTTCGACCTGCCCTTCAAATCGCTCGTTGAGACGGGCGCTGGCTTTCCGGATTACAGCCGGTTTTACGATCCGCAATTGCTGGATGCGGTATACGAATTGTATAAGGTCGATTTTGATGCGTACGGATACGCTCGCGGGAAGCTTTGAATCGTTCAGTCTTTGCCGGGACAGGTCGTTGGCAGGCGGTTGAAATTCTGATTTCAACGGCCTGATATCGCGCGACAGGGACGTCTCGCCCGAAAATCGAACACACAAGTGTTTGATTTTCGTGAGCAACCGAAAACCGCGCTTTTCGGTTGCGATGTTGAAAAGGCCATGGATGGGCCGTTTTCAACAACCTGTTAGCGCATGCGCACGACGGCATATAGATCGTAGGGGTCGCGGAAGGTCCACATGCAGTCGGCAAACCCGGCGCGCGCGGCGATGGCCTCCCAGCTCGGGATGGATTCCGGGTGATCCTGATTCAGCACGTGGGCGCTGACGCGGCTCAACTGGTCCTCGCTCAGATCGGCCCACTGATCGCGAAAGCAGCGCACGCTGCGTTCGAGAAACTGTTCGCGGGTCTCGTCGTCGCGACGGAACACGTCATAGACGAAGATCTCACCGTCGTCGGTCAGCTGGTCGTGCATCCACGCGAGCAGTTCGCGTTTCTCGTCGTTTTCCAGATGATGCATGGAATAGCCGGCGACGATCAGGTGGTACGGCCGGTCGGCGTAGTCGGCCGACCGCTGCATGGTGTCGGCGTGTAGCTGGATGTCACGCACGCGGCCGTCCAGGTTCTTGCGGGCGAACTCCAGCGCCGGCGCGGACAGATCGATCCCGCGATAGTGCGCGATCTCGTTGCCTTCGAGCGCCTGGCTCAGCACGTAGGCATCGCCACAGCCGACCTCGAGCACGTTCATGTCCACATGCAGCAGGCCGCCGAGCGCCCGACGCATCTGGTCGGTGATCTCGTTGTGCAGCATGTAGTTGCCGGCAATGACCTGCTGGTAGAGCTGCCAGCCTTCGAAGAAGGACTGGATGTCTTTGTCGTCCTGGTTCATCGCATGTGGCCCCAGACGGTTGTGGATGACGGCCGGCCTCGTGCGCGGTGGCGGCCAGTTGTGCGGCCGGCGTCGGGCGTTGCAGAAATATGGCACGCCGGCCGGTACATGTCACGTCCCGGTTATTACCCGGGCACGGCGGCTCAGGGACGTTGCAGGAGGTCTTGGTACAGGGCCGAATAGCGCTGGGCGCTGGCCCGCCAGCTGAAGTCGCGCTGCATGGCGTTGCGCTGCATCTGGCGCCAGACGGACGGTTCGCGCCAGACGGCGATGGCCTGTCGGAGCGCGCCGGCCAGGTCTTTCTGCGTGGCCTCGCCGAATGAAAAGCCGGTGGCGGTTTCCAGGTTCGAACGCTTGACGTCGAGGCCGGTCACGGTGTCCGCAAGCCCGCCCGTGGCGCGCACGATCGGCAGCGTGCCGTAGCGCATGGAGTACATCTGGTTCAGCCCGCAGGGTTCGTAGCGCGAGGGCATGACGAAGGCGTCCGCGCCCGCCTCAATGCGATGCGCGAGCTGTTCGTCGTAACCTAGGCGCACGGCCACCGCGTCCGGAAAGCGCGTGGCGAGCGATGACAGGGTCTGTTCGAGTTCGGGATCGCCACTGCCGAGCACGGCGAGCTGTGCGCCCTGCTCGATCAGCGCGGGCAGGGTCTGCACGAGCAGATCGATGCCTTTCTGGTAGGCGAGCCGGCTGACCACGCCGAACAGCGGCGCCTCCAGATACGGACGCAGGCCGAGCGCCTGTTGCAGCAGTTCCTTGTTGCGCTGTTTGTAGCCGAGCCGCGCGGCGCTGTATTTGCGCACGACGTGCGGATCGCCAGCAGGATCCCACACGCGCGTGTCGATGCCGTTGACGATGCCGGTCAGCGCGTCCGCGCGCTTGCGCAGCATTCCGTCCATGCCAAATCCAAAGTCAGCGGTCTGGATCTCTTCGGCATAGGTCGGGCTCACGGTCGTGATCGCGTCGCTGTAGACGATGCCGGCCTTCAGGAACGAGAAATGCCCGTAGAACTCCGCGCCATCCGGTGTGTAGACCGACCACGGCAGCCCGAGCGTGTCGACACTTTGCGGTGCGAAATTGCCCTGGTAGCCGATGTTGTGGATGGAGAACACCGAGCGCACCCCGGCGACGGGTTTCAGCCGCAGCCATAGCGCGGCGGGGCCGGTCTGCCAGTCGTTCAGATGCAGGATCTGCGGCCGCCAGTCGCCGGGCAACCCGCCCACGCAGAGCATGGTCGCGACTTCCGAGAGCAGGCCGAACCGGATCGCGCTGTCGGCGTGCTCCTGACCCTGCTCGTTCAGGTACGGACCACCCGGTCGCTCGTACAGGGCGGGTGCGATCAGCGTGTACACCGGGACTTTCGTATCCGGCATGCGGTATTCGCCGATCTCCACCGGCCCGACGCGGGTTT
This genomic interval carries:
- a CDS encoding c-type cytochrome translates to MEGGDAVRGEYVFAAAGCAGCHSAKDQPPLAGGRALETGFGIFYAPNITPDPETGIGRWSGADLYRALRQGLRPDGRPYYPSLPYLRYTGMSDADLADLWAYLRSLEPVRQANRAHELDWPFGWRPGLNLWRARVFRERRWRPDPARTDAYNRGSYLVEVLGHCDECHTPRGLFGEPDVFRRLAGTAQGPSGEKVPNITPDRETGIGKWSRTDLLDLLESGALPNGDYVGDTMAEVVDRSTSKLTAFDRGAIATWLLEQAPVAHALGDARPPAL
- the glgA gene encoding glycogen synthase GlgA; the encoded protein is MRILFVASEVQPLVKTGGLADVAGALPAALVETGHDCRILLPAYPAVTKALGRARATATLQTRVGPVEIGEYRMPDTKVPVYTLIAPALYERPGGPYLNEQGQEHADSAIRFGLLSEVATMLCVGGLPGDWRPQILHLNDWQTGPAALWLRLKPVAGVRSVFSIHNIGYQGNFAPQSVDTLGLPWSVYTPDGAEFYGHFSFLKAGIVYSDAITTVSPTYAEEIQTADFGFGMDGMLRKRADALTGIVNGIDTRVWDPAGDPHVVRKYSAARLGYKQRNKELLQQALGLRPYLEAPLFGVVSRLAYQKGIDLLVQTLPALIEQGAQLAVLGSGDPELEQTLSSLATRFPDAVAVRLGYDEQLAHRIEAGADAFVMPSRYEPCGLNQMYSMRYGTLPIVRATGGLADTVTGLDVKRSNLETATGFSFGEATQKDLAGALRQAIAVWREPSVWRQMQRNAMQRDFSWRASAQRYSALYQDLLQRP
- a CDS encoding EAL domain-containing protein, translated to MRNASGSIIAAGFALTALMIVAVGAIALDQVAQTNARIATLVEDTQAKTAAVHRMRDAIRQRAHSIVLLRGAADPFERDAEAQRYYGHARAFLEARVDWENRPLAGAEALLAKELRDRLRIAQPLNDRAVILLQSGGESALLDATIDAGDTAQIEVLGVLDELVALQARNSAAALAQSNAQMHATELKIIGLIAATLTASALVGWFVIATVRRKNHEITHQAEHDALTRLPNRAAFDRHLDSVLADPALAPATLLFIDLDRFKLVNDSEGHAAGDQLLRELGERLSRVLLGGDLLARIGGDEFAIVSVDCDRAAGMALGERIRGVVERYRLLWEDREYTVGASVGVVTLERGMSRAEALKAADIACYAAKDAGRNRVLAYDQVRRESRNDSVRQNQLAVVLRESIAHNRFTLFAQPIVPIAARDLQPRYEILARLHAPNDRMVSPRAFVPIAERYGLMAEIDRWVVEAALRWLQGQTERVGRVTQLHINLSPQTIGDSRAIGALVDLLSSEVGLADRLCFEISERALEQVNRVRRVADLLRGLGCRFALDGFGSGKTSFGHLSRLPVDLIKIGTGVLHGEMLSSTNLTLLKSINDIVHALGRQSVAQFVESDAVLEAVRKVGVDFAQGVHLGVAQPLAQFSSRTNPGRGDLRIVQT
- the thpR gene encoding RNA 2',3'-cyclic phosphodiesterase, which codes for MNTAAATQPTQRLFFACWPSPEFARALAEIGASLAGDRARVIAPADIHLTLAFAGNCTAAQRDCLIAAADRYRGAPFDLAITRLGWWARPRVVWAAPAETPAALHMLAETMAAALDACALALDDRPYQPHLTLIRGAATAPDLDSHGSWIWNVTRFGLYESAPQRSGTRYRCLADWPIAPATA
- a CDS encoding class I SAM-dependent methyltransferase; protein product: MNQDDKDIQSFFEGWQLYQQVIAGNYMLHNEITDQMRRALGGLLHVDMNVLEVGCGDAYVLSQALEGNEIAHYRGIDLSAPALEFARKNLDGRVRDIQLHADTMQRSADYADRPYHLIVAGYSMHHLENDEKRELLAWMHDQLTDDGEIFVYDVFRRDDETREQFLERSVRCFRDQWADLSEDQLSRVSAHVLNQDHPESIPSWEAIAARAGFADCMWTFRDPYDLYAVVRMR
- a CDS encoding cytochrome c, whose product is MLPVRLVVAVLAVGLTTPLLASDPEQVIGYRKSIMRAIGGHTGALKSIEKGRVDFTASRAHHARAMVELTGELDQIFPEGSDFGETDALEAIWAKPDAFAKVVKQSQDAALAYERALAGGDTAKAFNDLESTCKDCHKDFRKKTER
- a CDS encoding sulfotransferase family 2 domain-containing protein encodes the protein MGILRKLARIRRYGLTGAPIRQDRLIVSAEKRLVVGFTPKAACTVASKLFFHTIGKLDEARDQSDWIHDYREVYCEKNPVRYVHLVSRSFLKIKFVRNPFHRAVSSYIHAMRYGYVGAEIERSLRLGDFRDASFRDFVRFLTMEDLHRSNVHHDYQKLRLEGVAFHFDHIVRVENILERLSQIKAADGRGLDWNESLLSSRHHTKKKCGEQVAAFDLPFKSLVETGAGFPDYSRFYDPQLLDAVYELYKVDFDAYGYARGKL
- the ispG gene encoding flavodoxin-dependent (E)-4-hydroxy-3-methylbut-2-enyl-diphosphate synthase, which translates into the protein MTASSQNPPPCAETRRISRAVRIGTVVVGGGAPVVVQSMTNTDTADVAATARQVAELARAGSELVRITVNNDQAADAVPRIRDRLLAEGLDPPLVGDFHYNGHKLLAAHPGCAEALAKYRINPGNVGRGAKRDEQFAAMIETACRYDKPIRIGVNWGSLDQALLARLMDENARRAEPLDATCVMDEALIRSAIDSAEQAVALGLARDRIVLSAKVSGVPDLIRVYRALATRCDWPLHLGLTEAGMGTKGVVASTAALAVLLEAGIGDTIRISLTPKPGGERTEEVVVAQHIVQALGLRSFMPTVIACPGCGRTTSSYFQELAQRIQQHLAASMPVWRERHPGVETLQVAVMGCVVNGPGESRHAHIGISLPGTGERPVAPVYIDGEKGPTLKGEHIAEEFQALVDDYVRNHFPVRG
- a CDS encoding tetratricopeptide repeat protein codes for the protein MANSPHIYEVTEATFDAEVIARSHEVPVLVDFWADWCAPCRMLMPVLQAVVDSHAGQVVLAKVDTDKEQRLAGTHRVRGLPTVRLYKDGKVVEEFTGAQPESVVRAMVERHLARPGDPLRHEARSALAAGNAEHAVQYLTEALSLDPDNGEIQVELAEALAQQGDLDAAQERLDALPLQIAETEPARRLRATLMFARAAGTGGDADIAAMLAADPNDSEALYRRAAQSVVRGEYPEALEDLLSVLRNDRGFRDGAAREGMLAVFEILGPQHELAAQFRRRMAAALN
- a CDS encoding FkbM family methyltransferase, translating into MLATIRYYYSRFGIPGVWSATKLKLGGSDHLIEVRKRGVKAPFFLRLRTSDLPTFEQIFVRQEYDFLAGSPPKVIVDAGANIGLASTCFANRFPLAKIIAIEPEDSNFRLLERNVSPYPNVVPVQAALWNSNGEISLVDPGYGKWGYMTSDDEAAQRSVNQVCHPVAAMTVDRVMRDFGLDRIDILKMDIEGAEREVFAGSSSWIESVESIIVELHERLKPGCNRSFYNGTNGFDSEWRQGERIYLSRRGVIRPGPGAGRTRRAAVA